In Grus americana isolate bGruAme1 chromosome 17, bGruAme1.mat, whole genome shotgun sequence, the following proteins share a genomic window:
- the LOC129214091 gene encoding bactericidal permeability-increasing protein-like, which translates to MSSAPASRSSHHPQGTQRPAWLCLLLLLTACMPAAGTNPGIKARLTQRALEFGRRFGLEQLQSLLQKEHELNLKGSYHSPLLGTFTYAIPRIRIHELQINDSAVDFAKDVGVRLTVQRARIQLSADWEAQLGAIQDRGSIKLCMRDLDVMAVLGVSVDSNGRPMVWSAGCDTRGTHLHMEFHHGHSWLYNLLTPLVQRSLRQELNKQLCLELRRGILRLEAALKHMKVSTQLDPFAVIDHSLLGRPAITAEHGDVALKGEFFRVGKYQQRPSSPVPVALPVALPEALPMALATAHEPMLLLAVTEFVANSAAFTYFTAGALRRNISSSMIPRRFPLQLTTKSMGVFSPQLQERYPDQPMELHLSARWQPLLSCHPDGLHGALFGSAEAFVVLPNATRVPAFLLNIDANVTGKPTITGNRLRGTVSLTGLSVAQVTSHVGPVEVKRLETLLKFGLWLFGVPWANKRLQAGVPLPALHGLSPLNTRLSLQEGFVLIATDLQYEP; encoded by the exons AtgtcctctgctccagcctccaGGTCCTCGCACCATCCCCAAGGCACACAGAGGCCGGCatggctctgcctcctgctcctgctgacTGCCTGCATGCCTGCGGCCGGCACCAACCCTGGCATCAAGGCCCGGCTGACCCAGAGGGCGCTGGAATTTG GCCGGCGTtttgggctggagcagctccagtCACTGCTGCAGAAGGAGCATGAGCTGAACTTGAAGGGCTCCTACCACAGCCCGCTCCTGGGCACATTCACCTATGCCATACCCCG GATCCGCATCCATGAGCTGCAGATAAATGACTCTGCTGTGGACTTTGCCAAGGATGTGGGGGTGAGACTGACAGTGCAGCGTGCCCGCATCCAGCTCAGCGCCGATTGGGAAGCCCAGCTGGGCGCCAT ccaggACAGGGGCTCTATCAAGCTCTGCATGCGTGACCTGGACGtgatggcagtgctgggggtGAGTGTGGACAGCAATGGCCGCCCCATGGTGTGGAGCGCTGGCTGCGACACCCGCGGCACCCACCTGCATATGGAGTTTCACCATGGACACAG ctggcTCTACAACCTGCTGACACCACTGGTCCAGAGATCCCTGCGGCAGGAGCTGAACAAGCAG ctctgcctcGAGCTCCGCAGGGGCATCCTCAGGCTGGAGGCTGCCCTAAAGCACATGAAAG TGAGCACTCAGCTGGACCCCTTCGCTGTCATCGACCACTCCCTGCTGGGGCGGCCGGCCATCACAGCAGAGCACGGGGACGTCGCCCTCAAG GGGGAGTTCTTCAGGGTGGGCAAGTACCAGCAGAGACCCTCCTCGCCGGTGCCCGTGGCGCTGCCTGTGGCATTGCCTGAAGCTCTGCCCATGGCACTGGCCACAGCGCACGagcccatgctgctgctggctgtcaccGAGTTTGTCGCCAACTCGGCTGCCTTCACATACTTCACGGCCGGGGCCCTGCGCAGGAACATCTCCAGCAGCATG aTCCCGCGGCGGTTCCCTCTCCAGCTGACTACCAAGAGCATGGGGGTCTTCTCCCCGCAG ctgcaggagcgCTACCCGGACCAGCCCATGGAGCTGCACCTCTCGGCCCGCTGGcagcccctgctctcctgccaccCCGATGGCCTGCATGGGGCCCTTTTCGGCTCTGCTGAGGCCTTTGTGGTGCTGCCAAATGCGACCCGTGTCCCTGCTTTTCTACTGAACATT GATGCCAACGTGACTGGGAAGCCAACCATCACTGGGAACAGGCTCAGGGGCACCGTGAGCCTGACGGG GCTCAGCGTGGCGCAGGTGACATCACACGTGGGCCCCGTGGAG GTGAAGAGGCTGGAGACCCTCCTGAAGTTTGGGCTGTGGCTTTTCGGGGTGCCCTGGGCAAACA AGCGGCTCCAGGCCGGCgtccctctgcctgccctgcacgGCCTCAGCCCGCTCAACACCCGGCTCTCGCTGCAGGAG GGCTTCGTGCTCATCGCCACAGACCTGCAGTACGAGCCATGA
- the ID1 gene encoding DNA-binding protein inhibitor ID-1 gives MKVAAVAPSPLPAGAGGALKAVRPGEAARCGPGPGMTPGAAEQAAAALLYDMKGCYSRLRALVPTLPRHRRVSKVELLQHVIDYIWDLQLALQRGPPRPAAAGDSPEAPCMPAADRILCR, from the exons ATGAAGGTCGCCGCTGTCGCCCCCTCGCCGCTGCCCGCGGGCGCAGGCGGCGCGCTGAAGGCGGTGCGGCCCGGAGAGGCCGCTCGCTGCGGTCCAGGTCCGGGGATGACCCCGGGGGCGGCGGAGCAGGCGGCCGCCGCGCTGCTGTACGATATGAAGGGCTGTTACTCGCGGCTGCGGGCGCTGGTGCCGACGCTTCCGCGGCACCGGCGGGTCTCCAAGGTGGAACTGCTGCAGCACGTCATCGACTACATCTGGGacctgcagctggctctgcagcgtgggcccccccgccccgccgccgccggggacTCCCCCGAG GCTCCGTGCATGCCCGCTGCCGACCGGATCCTGTGCCGCTGA
- the HM13 gene encoding minor histocompatibility antigen H13 isoform X2 gives MEEAAAHNGSAAGAGAGPPAAARPPATPEGMALAYGSLVLMALLPIFFGALRSVSCAKSKNSSEMPETITSRDAARFPIVASCTLLGLYLFFKIFSQEYINLLLSMYFFVLGILALSHTISPMMNRFFPANFPNKQYQLLFTQGSGESKEEIVNYEFDTKDLVCLALSSVVGVWYLLRKHWIANNLFGLAFSLNGVELLHLNNVSTGCILLGGLFIYDVFWVFGTNVMVTVAKSFEAPIKLVFPQDLLEKGLEADNFAMLGLGDIVIPGIFIALLLRFDISLKKNTHTYFYTSFVAYIFGLGLTIFIMHIFKHAQPALLYLVPACIGFPLLVALAKGEVTEMFSYEESSTPKEVPGASKEETTEAAKKEK, from the exons ATGGAGGAGGCCGCGGCGCACAACGGCAGCGCcgctggggccggggccggaccccccgcggccgcccggcCGCCCGCCACCCCCGAGGGCATGGCGCTGGCCTACGGCAGCCTCGTCCTCATGGCGCTGCTGCCCATCTTCTTCGGGGCGCTGCGCTCCGTCAGCTGCGCCAAGAGCAAG aaCTCCTCGGAGATGCCAGAGACCATTACCAGCCGAGACGCTGCTCGTTTTCCCATCGTGGCCAGTTGCACCCTTCTGGGGCTCTACCTCTTCTTTAAA ATATTCTCTCAAGAGTACATCAATCTTCTGCTTTCCATGTATTTCTTCGTGCTGGGGATCCTAGCCCTGTCCCACACCATCAG CCCCATGATGAACAGATTCTTCCCTGCAAATTTCCCCAACAAACAGTACCAGCTCCTCTTCACCCAGGGCTCCGGGGAGAGCAAGGAGG AAATAGTAAATTACGAGTTTGACACCAAGGATCTTGTATGCCTGGCCCTGAGCAGCGTTGTGGGGGTCTGGTACCTGCTGAGAAAG CACTGGATTGCCAACAATCTCTTTGGGCTGGCATTCTCCCTCAACGGGGTGGAGCTGCTGCATTTGAACAACGTCAGCACTGGCTGCATCTTGCTTGGGGGCCTCTTCATCTACGACGTCTTCTGG GTCTTTGGCACCAATGTGATGGTGACAGTTGCCAAATCATTTGAGGCCCCAATAAAAC TGGTTTTCCCTCAGGACCTGCTGGAGAAGGGGCTGGAGGCGGACAACTTTGCCATGCTGGGTCTGGGAGACATTGTCATTCCAG GGATTTTCATTGCCTTGCTGCTGCGGTTTGACATCAG CTTGAAGAAGAACACGCATACGTATTTCTACACCAGCTTTGTGGCCTACATCTTCGGGCTGGGCCTGACCATATTCATCATGCACATCTTCAAGCACGCCCAG CCTGCTCTTCTGTACCTAGTCCCTGCGTGCATCGGATTCCCACTTCTTGTGGCCTTGGCAAAGGGAGAAGTAACTGAAATGTTCAG CTACGAGGAGAGCTCAACCCCCAAGGAGGTGCCGGGGGCCTCCAAAGAAGAGACGACAGAAGCCGCCAAGAAGGAGAAGTGA
- the HM13 gene encoding minor histocompatibility antigen H13 isoform X1 has protein sequence MEEAAAHNGSAAGAGAGPPAAARPPATPEGMALAYGSLVLMALLPIFFGALRSVSCAKSKNSSEMPETITSRDAARFPIVASCTLLGLYLFFKIFSQEYINLLLSMYFFVLGILALSHTISPMMNRFFPANFPNKQYQLLFTQGSGESKEEIVNYEFDTKDLVCLALSSVVGVWYLLRKHWIANNLFGLAFSLNGVELLHLNNVSTGCILLGGLFIYDVFWVFGTNVMVTVAKSFEAPIKLVFPQDLLEKGLEADNFAMLGLGDIVIPGIFIALLLRFDISLKKNTHTYFYTSFVAYIFGLGLTIFIMHIFKHAQPALLYLVPACIGFPLLVALAKGEVTEMFSYESSAEILPHTPRLTHFPTVSGSPASLADSMQQKLSCPRRRRQQSPSAM, from the exons ATGGAGGAGGCCGCGGCGCACAACGGCAGCGCcgctggggccggggccggaccccccgcggccgcccggcCGCCCGCCACCCCCGAGGGCATGGCGCTGGCCTACGGCAGCCTCGTCCTCATGGCGCTGCTGCCCATCTTCTTCGGGGCGCTGCGCTCCGTCAGCTGCGCCAAGAGCAAG aaCTCCTCGGAGATGCCAGAGACCATTACCAGCCGAGACGCTGCTCGTTTTCCCATCGTGGCCAGTTGCACCCTTCTGGGGCTCTACCTCTTCTTTAAA ATATTCTCTCAAGAGTACATCAATCTTCTGCTTTCCATGTATTTCTTCGTGCTGGGGATCCTAGCCCTGTCCCACACCATCAG CCCCATGATGAACAGATTCTTCCCTGCAAATTTCCCCAACAAACAGTACCAGCTCCTCTTCACCCAGGGCTCCGGGGAGAGCAAGGAGG AAATAGTAAATTACGAGTTTGACACCAAGGATCTTGTATGCCTGGCCCTGAGCAGCGTTGTGGGGGTCTGGTACCTGCTGAGAAAG CACTGGATTGCCAACAATCTCTTTGGGCTGGCATTCTCCCTCAACGGGGTGGAGCTGCTGCATTTGAACAACGTCAGCACTGGCTGCATCTTGCTTGGGGGCCTCTTCATCTACGACGTCTTCTGG GTCTTTGGCACCAATGTGATGGTGACAGTTGCCAAATCATTTGAGGCCCCAATAAAAC TGGTTTTCCCTCAGGACCTGCTGGAGAAGGGGCTGGAGGCGGACAACTTTGCCATGCTGGGTCTGGGAGACATTGTCATTCCAG GGATTTTCATTGCCTTGCTGCTGCGGTTTGACATCAG CTTGAAGAAGAACACGCATACGTATTTCTACACCAGCTTTGTGGCCTACATCTTCGGGCTGGGCCTGACCATATTCATCATGCACATCTTCAAGCACGCCCAG CCTGCTCTTCTGTACCTAGTCCCTGCGTGCATCGGATTCCCACTTCTTGTGGCCTTGGCAAAGGGAGAAGTAACTGAAATGTTCAG ctATGAATCCTCTGCTGAAATCTTGCCACACACACCAAGACTTACCCACTTCCCCACCGTGTCCGGCTCGCCGGCCAGCCTTGCTGATTCCATGCAGCAGAAACTGTCCTGTCCCCGCCGACGCCGGCAGCAAAGCCCTAGTGCCATGTAG
- the REM1 gene encoding GTP-binding protein REM 1 translates to MTLNTQRGSKSPLRRRASTPLPRPGVPGATPRAEPCHPQLGHSASEPGGRAAAPRGSWSSDSSGSSGSWEPLYRVVLLGDPGVGKTSLVNLFAGIQERDLLEQHGVAAYERTLSVDGEETTLLVMDTWEPEQRGEESWHRSQCLQVGNAYVIVYSITDRGSFESASELRIQLRRARQAEDIPIILVGNKTDLVRCREVSVEEGRACAVVFDCKFIETSAALQHNVAELFEGVVRQIRLRRGGKEARAHPTPSQKRKESLTKRARRFLDRLVARNSSKVALKVRSKSCHDLSVL, encoded by the exons ATGACCCTGAACACGCAGCGCGGGAGCAAGAGCCCCCTGCGGAGGAGGGCCAGCACCCCTTTGCCACGGCCGGGGGTGCCGGGTGCCACGCCGCGGGCCGagccctgccacccccagctCGGCCACTCCGCGTCCGAGCCAGGTGGCAGGGCTGCGGCACCCCGGGGCAGTTGGTCCTCCGACTCCTCGGGCTCCTCCGGCTCCTGGGAGCCCCTGTACCGTGTGGTGCTGCTGGGCGACCCCGGCGTGGGCAAGACCAGTCTGGTCAACCTCTTCGCCGGCATCCAGGAGCGGGACCTGCTGGAGCAGCACGGAG TGGCTGCATACGAGCGCACGCTGTCCGTGGATGGCGAGGAGaccacgctgctggtgatggaCACCTGGGAGCCGGAGCAGCGG GGCGAGGAGAGCTGGCACCGCAGCCAGTGCCTGCAGGTGGGAAACGCCTATGTCATCGTCTACTCCATCACTGACCGTGGCAGCTTTGAGAGCGCCTCGGAGCTGCGCATCCAGCTGCGCCGCGCACGGCAGGCTGAGGACATCCCCATCATCCTGGTGGGAAACAAAACCGACCTGGTGCGGTGCCGTGAGGTCTCTGTCGAAG AGGGCCGTGCCTGCGCCGTGGTGTTCGACTGCAAGTTCATCGAGAcgtcagcagctctgcagcataaCGTGGCTGAGCTCTTCGAGGGGGTGGTGCGGCAGATCCGCCTGCGCCGTGGGGGCAAGGAGGCCCGTGCGCACCCCACGCCCAGCCAGAAGCGCAAGGAGAGCCTCACCAAGAGAGCCCGGCGCTTCCTCGACAGGCTGGTGGCCAGGAACAGCAGTAAAGTAGCCCTCAAGGTCCGCTCCAAGTCCTGCCACGACCTGTCTGTGCTCTGA